The window CCATCTTAGACTCCTCTCCTGTAGTAATATATTCTCGAAATTGAACCGGTTATGTCTGAAAGAAATCCGAAAGGTGAACAAGCCGATGCGCTTATCCAGTTCGTCCGCGAATGTATGACATCGCCTATAGTAAAGTATACTAAACATAATGTATACCAAACTATACATAAGGTCAACTTTATTATACAATTATCCGATCACATCTGACTCTTTTGGTGAACGTCCGAAAATGAATAAAGGCGAATTTCCATTCAACAATGAATGAGAATTCGCCTTTTTTATAGGTACCAGTTATTTTCGAGGCTTACTTTGCAATAATCGGCACGAATATATCTGATAGATGATAGCCCATTTTCTCTTTGAATATCTTAGGTGTAATGACATGGGTCATAACGTATCGCTCTGCTGGATCATTCTCGTTTGTTGATAGTTCGAAGCAACCGCTTGCCTCTACCCATGAACGAATAGATGCTTTCGTTTCCTCAATCGCTTCTTCCTCTGCGTCCGTTGTAGCCGCAACCGCATACAATCCCCCAGGAAAATCAACAACCTCGTATCCACCTGTATCCTCATGTCCTTCCGGCAGCGCAAAAAACCATTCCAAATACCGTTGCTTGACGTTATACCACATAAAGTCACGGGGTGTAATGTAATGCTTGACATTGATGGATGACCACCATTGGTCGAACGCTTCGAAATCCTCCATAGCCGATAGGTTTCCCGAATTAACAACTTTTAGCGGTGGAATCTCGATTACACGGATTCTCTCCAATTTCACTTACCTCCAAGGATAAATGTAGTTTCTTACCCAAGAGATTAGAGCAATTTGGATGAATTAGGAAATGATATGGATCACAAGCCAACTACTTAAGAACGCGCCTCCCAAAACGCATAAGACACTCCTGCAAACCGTGATCAATCGAATCTGCATAAAGGATCGACACAATGTCTCCGGCATTGAGCCGGAACTCGACCGGACCATCCAAAAGCATCTTTTTGAGTTGGCCCCCTCCGCCTCAATAAGCCCGTAACAGCTTGTTGAGCGGATTTTTCAAAAAAACTTGTCCCTTTGGCTACCTACACAATCTCTTTATTAAAATGTCCTCTTGTGTCTGTTTCCTGATTAAAGACAGCATGATTCATTGAGCCATTTAATTTACCTGACGCCATATTAATGACTTTTACAACCTGCTCTTTGGATTCAACTGTGAAGTTTAATCGGAGCGCCTCGATTCCTTTGATGTTTGGTAGCTCATCTAAAAGATTAAGCGTCTTCCCATTAAGAATAGTCGTTGTACAATCCTCATGGGAAATGATAGGGAAGGTTCCGTGCTCATCTTTTAACTCATAGCTCTTCGTTTTGCAGATTCTGCATTGATTCATTTTTTTCATCGGACAATATTTTGTAAACATCAACGGAGCCTTGCCATATACAATCATTTCCAGTGCAGGATAGCCGTCATTTTCTTCATAATAGGCATTCATTAAATCTTCAATTTGGCTCTTATTCAATTCATAAGATAAAGTGACTCGTTTTGCACCTAATCTATATAATTCATAGCAACTGGTAGCATTAATAACATTTAGAGAATAGTCCGTAACAAACGGATTTGTCTCTCTGTAGTGATAAATGCCGCCATATCCTCCGATTAGCAGCTGCCCTTCTTTTTCCTTATAATCATTCTGATTTCTTCTAACCACGTTTTCAAAATAGATTTCCTTAATTCCACAGCTCACGCAAGCATCATACTGTTCCTTAGTCGTTACAGAGGCCGTAAGGTATGGTTTTACAGGGGCAAAGCTTATTTTTTCTTTTGCTTCCAAAGCCTTGGTTCTTTTCTTCTGGCTGTTAAGCTTTAAGTCATATAAGCCCTGTACAATATCTCTTCTTGCTGCATTTAACAGTTTAGCTGGAATAAATGCATTGCAATCCTCATAATCGACATGATTGAGTTCGAATATCGTATCATTTAATCTTGAGAATTGCTTTATAACCTGGTCTTTTGTTGTTGGATTATTAATGGCTTCGCCCAGTATTTCCTCGCTTTCATATGAATAATTAAAGCCTAAGCCATCAGCCTCTATGAAAAGCTTTGAATCTGGATATGCATATACTCTAAGATCCAGGTTAAACCGCTTAAATTCTTTTTCCAGTGATGCTTCTAATTCTTTTTGGTAGTAATAATCCTTCGTTTTATATACTAAATCTCCCGTAGACATCTTTTCTGTAACTTTGATATAGCAGACATCATCTGCTTTGTTAATTAAGCCGCCATCTTTATCGTACAGTTTGGCAACCGTTAGATTAATATCTTCATTGTTATGACTTATTCGGATGGTATCGTTTTGATTCAAAGTACGTGTAAGTGTTATTTCATAACGATCTTTATCGATCTTGCTGATGGTTCCAATTGGATACCCAAAGTTATTAGGTCTTGAAATGTTTGTAATATTTCTCCGATCTTCGTGAAACAAATATCCTTTAGTAAATGTCCTGTTGAATGTTTTTTTGAGATTTTCTTTATCTTCTTCGGTTATTTTATGATCTAAGGCCATGCGATATTTTGATACAACATTAGCAACATACGTAGGTGCTTTCATTCTGCCTTCTATTTTTAAAGAATCGATTTCTTTTAAATCATGGATGTAATCGATTGTGTTTAGGTCCTTAGTAGATAGAATATAGCTTTTCCCTAAAGCTGTATCTGTTGTCTTATCGATTAGCTGATACTCCTTACGGCATGAACCCACACATCTTCCGCGATTTGCGCATCGATTGCCGAGTAATCCTGACATTAGACAGTTTCCCGAATAAGATACACATAAAGCACCGTGAACGAAAATTTCTAAAGGTATGTCAGCGATTCTTTTGATCTCTTTTACTTTTTCAATCTCAACCTCACGGGACAGAACAACTCTTTTAGCACCAAGTTCTTTAAATAATAAAGTTCCGTCTACATCGTCTATTCCCATTTGAGTTGAACAATGTGCTTCCATATCAGAAAAGTTTTTAACGATATAATCGAAAGCAGTCAGGTCCTGGACGATAATGCCATCAACACCGACTTTATTTAATTCATTTATCTGCTCTTTCATCTCTTCAACTTCGTTTTCAAAAACGATGGTATTCATTGCAACATAGATTTTAACGTCCCTCAGGTGCGCATACGTAACCGCCTCTTTTAACGATTCTAAATCAAAATTAGATGAGTATGCACGTGCACCAAATTTTTGCATTCCTAAGTATATTGCATCACAACCATTAGAAATTGCAGCTTTTAAAGCCTCCATATTTCCTGCCGGAGCTAGTAATTCAGTCATTTTGTTCTCCTTATACCCATAAATTAAAAAAAATTGTAGTTACTTGTGATACGTTCTCCGTAACATAGAGCTGCATCACCATAGCTATCCTTGAGTTTATCCCGATAGAGCAGCATGATGCTGTGACCCAGCGCATGGAGGATGTGACGCGGGCTTACTATGATTCAGTTGGACTAGGAGAAGCATACCGGCAGATGGAGGCCATGAATTGATGGAGCATGCCAATAGACCAATACAATTTCAAAAACGGTAGTGAAGATAAGATGGAACAGATGTATGTGAGTCAGACTGAAAAGCGAATACAGAGGCGGTTGAGCCATAGTGATAACGTAGCAGCAGCTTTCAAAGAATCGATTGATTCGCCAGGGGCTCCAGGTCAAGCTGAGGCACTTCAGTTGCTAGAATTTAACCAATTACAATTTTTTCTCCGTTACTTGTGGTACGGTTCACCGCGCTGGCTGTAACGGCAAGTCAAAAGCCGCCCAAGTACTGGACGGCTCCATTGTGTCACTTTACTAATTTAGGCTGAAGGATTAGCAAGGAAAAGAGCAATGTAATGATCATTGATGCGGAAGTCATTCCCACGATTAACTAACATACAAAATTGTTCATTTCGTTGTTCAATTAGACCAACACCAGAGAACAAATAACCTTTATGTTCACTGACTAGATCTTTTAAATCTTGGAAATAACGAGCAAAGTTAACTGGGGCATTATCAAAGAAATATTCTTCAAAATACACTCCAAAGAAATGATTACCGTCTTGCAGTCGAAGAACTGCTCTTTTCTCGCCTACTTCAACATTTTGAATGTAACCTTCTATACTTCTAGTCAAATTCAAATCATCAACAGTTAAATTGATAAGTGATCTATTTCTGACAGAAGGCTCCCTAACATTATCCTCTCCACTTGCTAGATCAGCATTTGGACCAGTCGTGGGAACAATATTTAAAGAGGTATTCGCACCAGAGTCTGGATCAACTGTCCGTCTGGATCTCTTCTTCTTTTTTCCAGATGTAAGTTTCTCAGTTCCTGCCGCTTCCTCTTTTCTCTTTTTCCTCAAATTGTCGAGTACACTTTTCACATGCTTATCACTTAATTCCATAGTTGATGTTGCCATGGATTTTTGTTTATTGGCTGTAGCTTCTCTTTCAAAGTAATCAATACAATCCTGTATGTGATCCTCTTTTTGCCAAGTTTTGAAGTGAGCTCTTACCTTCCCTTTGGGAACGTATGACAGTCTGGCTACGCAACCTGGATAAGTGCAGTACAAATTATTTTTGACATCAGTGTAATCTTCGTGTTGCTCAATATTAAAAACTGTAACCATTTCTTCATTTTCCTCGGTTTTATAAATTGCTTCATAGATTGGCATATACCGCAATCTTCCCTTCCAGGTTTTTATATTTTGGGACAGGAAGAAATCTACTATGTACCCCCTAGCTTTTTGCCGATCTTACAAAATCCGTTTCTTATATCCGAACGAAAGGCGAACATAAAATGAACATTTCATAATATCCTTGCCTAGTATGACTGAAGTCTGTTAGTATAAACTCATCGTGAATGGAAACGGGTAATTGTATTAAGTATGAAATCTCAATGTCCCCACATTGAGAGACTTACCGAACGGACAATGAAATACTTCTGTCCCATTATCATTGTATAATTTGCTATACCTAAAGTCAAAAAGGCTAAGGTCGCTATCAGGCGATTTTAGCCTTTTTTCATCCAAATTTCCCCAAATACCGACACTGAGCAACTGAAATCTCTCTCTTTCTTGTTAGCACTCTGTTTTACTGAGTGCTAGAAAATAATATTCGACAATAGACTCTTACTACCGATTCGGGCTAATTCTGGAGGATCTCATATGTACATCATTCAAACACAAACCAACATTAGCTCTCTGATGAATAACTTCTCAACTTCTACAACTCTCATTGCTTATATCAATCAATACTTCCAACACCTATAATCTGAACTCCTCAGCGACAAAGACGATACCGTCACCTTCGACCAGCACAACTCCATCATTCTTCTAGAACCAGACGACGATCTTCACAATCTCAACTACGCAGGATTGCACGGTGACGATCCCTTTACACGCTCCTTCGAGTTCGTAGAAATCTACGACCTTGGAGACATTACAGAATACTTTTGATGCTGGACAACGATTTTTTGGTCACATTTTTCGTAGTGGTCGGAGTACTTGATGAGGAGGCAGAACAATGGCTGAACGAAATCGCAATAAGGTGCCCAAACAGCAGACACACTGACCCCGACACACCGTGTACGTGTTGTACTTCGTAGCACAGACAATCACAACCTGAACCCTACGCTGATGGTTCAGACTTCTACCTTGCAATTGAAGAAACAACAGCAGATTGCCGAGTTTGTTTGGGAAGAAGATGGTTTTGCTGATGCTCCACATCTCCACTGCTCCAAAGTGCTGACAGCCATTCGCCGGGCAAGTGAGCTTTCAAACACACTTTTGTCTGTCACAATTAAAGATCCGTTTCAGATCAACGATAGTCCGCTCCCCTCAACAACCACATCTTCCAGCCTCAACGATGAATTAGAACTTGATGATCTTCCATTCTAATCAACATTCGCATCGTCCAATACCGCTTCAATCACACGTAGAATTTTCTTCTGTTCCTAAACGCTTCTGTAACGTAACTTGTCTACAATTTTGCCTGACGTGGTCTCTTGCTCTTGACTGCCTTCTGGCTGTAAGTAGAAATTAGTCACTGAAACGTCTAATGCTCCTGTCACTTTAGCAAGCACATCAACCGAGCATACCTTTTCTGCACGTTCCAATTTTCCTACGTAACTTTCGTGAACCCCTAATGCATGAGCCAGCTCTTCCTGACTCATGCCTTTCTCTTTTCGAAAATGCGAAAAAACTTGCCCCTACTTATGATACGGTTCACCATTACATCTAATAAGCGAAATCAATGCACTCTGATTGGGGTGCCTTAATTTGACAAAATAATACAATGGTATAATACTGGTTTTAAACAAAGCTGGAGGTACATTAATGAATAAAATTGGTTTTAATCAAAAACATAGTTCTAATTCTTACTATACTTTAAAGAGTAATTCTCTAATTGTATTGAAATTTATTCTGCCTATTTTTCTTACTATTATTTTATTGCTATTAATATTTTCTTTTTTCCCCCATACTGCTTGGATTTATTCTACGGGTTCCCCCTACTCCATAAAAATGAACGATTTCAGAGGGAGGATTGATAGTAAGGCACTCATTATTTCCTCAAAAGATAAACTTACTGGAACCATAGTAAATCAAAACAAATTGACAGTTAACTATAACAGCGCTAACTATAACATTGAACCGGGTGAACTCGTAATACGTTATGGACATTCTAGTTCGAGAGACTTTTGGGATACTATTAGTTCTGATTCCCTTATTCAATTGAGTATGCTCAATACGCATTTAGACAAACTAAATATAGAAAAGAAATATTTGTTACAAAAGTTTGATGATTTTCCAAAAAGCTATTTGATGTCTATGTCAGGGGATGAATTTGATATAAGTGCTGTTGTTTACGAAAAAAACTTCACATGGAATCTTCAAGGTGATTTAGAGGTGTTCATAAAAGGAAAAAGGTTTATTCAAGATACACCTGTATATGATTTGAGTTTTTCTAATAGTGATTCACAGCATCCCACTCTTTTTCAGTTGATTGGATTTACCAACGTAGAGTTAACTATACCTGAGGAGAAGGGTGAAATTCTATTCTCCGGTCAAAGTAATGAATCAAATAGTTTTTTTGAAAATGGTAATCTAAACTTTAATCAGACAGCAACAGAAAAACAATTCAGTTTGGATGGTAAATCACTAATAGTGACCTCACTCAAGAATGAAAATCTTAGTGTAGCTTATTCAAATAAAAAAAAATCCACTTTAGAAGTCTACGGAAATATTAGGAAAGCATCTTTAACAGGTAACAGCCTATTTCTAAACTTCAAACAATGGGCTGTAGAGAATATTTCTACAGTGGTTGGGACATTAGTTGCAATGTTTATAGGCTTTATTATTATCAAAAAGAATTAATATATTTAATCAACTTGACAAAATCAAGTTTCGCCCTACTTGTGATACGGTTCCCCCCGATTAATCTTCACCGCACGATAAATCTGCTCTACCAGCACCAGCCGCATGAGCTGATGGGGCAGCGTCATGCGGCCGAAGCTCATGCGCTGCTGGGCGCGGCGCATGACGTCATCGGAGAGGCCATGGCTGCCTCCGATGACGAAGACGACATGGCTCGTCCCGTAGGTGCCGAGCCGGTCGATTTCGGCGGCAAGCTCCTCGGAGCTCCAGAGCTTGCCGTCGATCGCGAGCGCAATGACATGCGCTTCGCTCTTGATGTGCGCGAGGATACGCTCGCCCTCGCGTACCTTCACCTGGACAACCTCAGCGTCGCTGAGATTGTCCGGGGCCTTCTCATCCGCCACCTCAATCATCTGGAACTTGAGGTAGGGGGTCAATCGCTTGGCGTACTCCGCAATGCCGCTCACCAAATATTTTTCCTTCAATTTGCCTACGCCGATGATTTGAATTAACATATCTTCCTCCTGTGGGATAACCTTATATAAACATCGTGCCGCTGGGAGTGTCCGTAACCATGTGCATGTCCTCTGCCCGGCCTTCGTTGTTCCTCTATAGAAACAGCAAAAGGACGTATCCGTTACGTCCTTTCCGCTTATTGATATCCTCTTATGTTTACCATATTTCCGGGTAAAAATAAACCGGAACCCGCCTTATTTCAGCTGTCCTTGTTGACTTGTTCCCCCTGCTATTTCAGCCCTTCTAACTGTTCTTGTTCTTCCCGCTGTGCTCTAGCCCTTTCCACTCTTCCCGCGGTAAGGCTATTCCAGCCCCTCCTCCTGCTCCGCGAACAGCTCGGGCTGCTCTGAGGAGTCATAAGCCTGTAGGACCGAATCCAGTAACCCGGGAAAACGCTCGTTCAGGTCGTCAGTGCGCAGCGACATAATACGCTGGGTGCCTTGTGCCCGTGTATAGACTACGCCCGCTTCGCGCAGTGTCCGGGCATGATGCGACATCGTGGATTTGGCAATCGGCACCTTAAAACTATTGCAGGCCTGCTCGCCATGCTTGCGGATTTCTGACACCACATATAAACGGATCGGATCACTAAGCGCATACAGCACAGAGGCCAGCTGGAGGTCCTTGCGGTCCGGATGATGAAGCAGCTTCATAAAAAAGACTCCTTTGAAATACAGATGAGTACTTAAATTTCTTTGTATTTTTGCATCTTCCTAATTGCATTTTACATCAGTGCATGCTATATTTCAATTGTTCGTAAGTAATCGAACTATCAAACATTTAGAGTTAAAGGAGTGGCAATCACATGAGCTCATTACATACCTCTGACGATCATGCAGGCAATTCAAACGCTGCAGTGGAAGCCACTCTTCCACGCGAAGGGCTGCTGACCCTGCTGTTCAGTGTCGCTGTAGTACTTGTCATTATGAACACGGCCATGTTCAATCTGGCGCTGCCTGATGTAACCGAGACCTTCGGGATCACAGCTGCATCCGCCTCCTGGATTGTTACCGGGTACTCCATTATGTTCTCGATCGCTTCGATCACGTACAGCCGGCTGTCAGATTTCCTGCCGATCCGGCGGCTGCTGATCATCGGACTGCTTACACTGGGGTTTGCGGCTGTAGCCGGCTTTTTCAGCACTAACTTTATCTTCCTGCTTATCGTGCGCATTCTGCAGGCGTCAGGTGCAGGGGCGGTCATGTCTCTGTCACTTGTCCTGTTCACCCGTTATGTCCCGCAGGCCCGCCGCGGCAAAGCGATGGCGACCATCATGTCCGCCGTCTCGCTGGGACTGGGCCTTGGCCCGGTCGCAGGCGGTTCCATTGTCGAGTATCTCGGCTGGCACTGGCTGTTCGCAGTAACGGCAGCCATTCTGCTACTGGTGCCATTGTTCCTGATCCTGC of the Paenibacillus pedocola genome contains:
- a CDS encoding GyrI-like domain-containing protein, encoding MERIRVIEIPPLKVVNSGNLSAMEDFEAFDQWWSSINVKHYITPRDFMWYNVKQRYLEWFFALPEGHEDTGGYEVVDFPGGLYAVAATTDAEEEAIEETKASIRSWVEASGCFELSTNENDPAERYVMTHVITPKIFKEKMGYHLSDIFVPIIAK
- a CDS encoding U32 family peptidase is translated as MTELLAPAGNMEALKAAISNGCDAIYLGMQKFGARAYSSNFDLESLKEAVTYAHLRDVKIYVAMNTIVFENEVEEMKEQINELNKVGVDGIIVQDLTAFDYIVKNFSDMEAHCSTQMGIDDVDGTLLFKELGAKRVVLSREVEIEKVKEIKRIADIPLEIFVHGALCVSYSGNCLMSGLLGNRCANRGRCVGSCRKEYQLIDKTTDTALGKSYILSTKDLNTIDYIHDLKEIDSLKIEGRMKAPTYVANVVSKYRMALDHKITEEDKENLKKTFNRTFTKGYLFHEDRRNITNISRPNNFGYPIGTISKIDKDRYEITLTRTLNQNDTIRISHNNEDINLTVAKLYDKDGGLINKADDVCYIKVTEKMSTGDLVYKTKDYYYQKELEASLEKEFKRFNLDLRVYAYPDSKLFIEADGLGFNYSYESEEILGEAINNPTTKDQVIKQFSRLNDTIFELNHVDYEDCNAFIPAKLLNAARRDIVQGLYDLKLNSQKKRTKALEAKEKISFAPVKPYLTASVTTKEQYDACVSCGIKEIYFENVVRRNQNDYKEKEGQLLIGGYGGIYHYRETNPFVTDYSLNVINATSCYELYRLGAKRVTLSYELNKSQIEDLMNAYYEENDGYPALEMIVYGKAPLMFTKYCPMKKMNQCRICKTKSYELKDEHGTFPIISHEDCTTTILNGKTLNLLDELPNIKGIEALRLNFTVESKEQVVKVINMASGKLNGSMNHAVFNQETDTRGHFNKEIV
- the rlmH gene encoding 23S rRNA (pseudouridine(1915)-N(3))-methyltransferase RlmH is translated as MLIQIIGVGKLKEKYLVSGIAEYAKRLTPYLKFQMIEVADEKAPDNLSDAEVVQVKVREGERILAHIKSEAHVIALAIDGKLWSSEELAAEIDRLGTYGTSHVVFVIGGSHGLSDDVMRRAQQRMSFGRMTLPHQLMRLVLVEQIYRAVKINRGEPYHK
- a CDS encoding ArsR/SmtB family transcription factor yields the protein MKLLHHPDRKDLQLASVLYALSDPIRLYVVSEIRKHGEQACNSFKVPIAKSTMSHHARTLREAGVVYTRAQGTQRIMSLRTDDLNERFPGLLDSVLQAYDSSEQPELFAEQEEGLE